The Akkermansia sp. N21116 genome includes a region encoding these proteins:
- a CDS encoding Rne/Rng family ribonuclease, with protein MLKKIKRAFGFGSCDPKEGVTIVINAEKLERRVALLENGILEEYTLEREGEDNIVGGIFKGKVKNIEPGLKAMFVDIGQDKNAFLHFWDALPAALDSGLEEIEREGRPKKQHKKITSKDIPDIYPIGSEIMVQVTKGPIGTKGPRVTTNISLAGRYLVLMPYTDQFGISRKIEDPKERLRLRQIMQKLNVPDGMGIIMRTVAQGQRYRHFVRDLAMLMEQWHEVEAKRDANPAPVNVYREPDLIERTARDFLTDAVDNIVCDDLETTENMRAIAGKISRRAKRHIQHFPVRLPIFEELGIQKQINEAFQRQVLLPCGGYLVIDETEALIAIDVNTGRNKGSKDLDKTILETNLEAASEIARQLRLRNIGGLVVVDFIDMRHRKDQMAVYKMMKDRMKRDKAKTQVLQMSPIGLMEMTRQRLNESLREYVHDPCPYCNGRGRIRSVMTMSVEIQRQINAAIQKYHDTVGDMVIVVNSEVLSRFKNEDSELLMELERKHSGRLIFRSDPTLHREKFAIYDARYDNKALYQAG; from the coding sequence ATGCTTAAAAAAATTAAACGCGCCTTCGGCTTTGGGTCCTGTGACCCCAAAGAAGGTGTTACCATTGTCATCAATGCGGAAAAACTGGAACGCCGCGTCGCCCTTCTCGAAAACGGAATCCTTGAAGAATACACCCTGGAACGCGAAGGAGAAGACAACATCGTCGGCGGCATCTTCAAAGGAAAGGTCAAGAATATCGAACCCGGTCTGAAGGCCATGTTCGTCGATATCGGCCAAGACAAAAACGCATTCCTCCACTTCTGGGACGCCCTGCCCGCCGCACTTGATTCCGGACTCGAAGAAATCGAACGAGAAGGCCGCCCCAAGAAACAACATAAAAAAATCACCTCCAAGGACATCCCGGACATCTATCCGATCGGCTCGGAAATCATGGTTCAGGTCACCAAAGGCCCCATTGGCACCAAGGGACCGCGAGTCACCACGAATATTTCCCTGGCAGGACGCTACCTCGTCCTGATGCCCTATACGGACCAGTTCGGCATTTCCCGCAAGATCGAAGATCCCAAAGAACGCCTCCGCCTGCGTCAAATCATGCAGAAGCTCAATGTCCCCGATGGCATGGGCATCATCATGCGCACGGTGGCCCAAGGCCAGCGCTACCGCCACTTCGTCCGCGATCTGGCCATGCTCATGGAACAGTGGCATGAGGTAGAAGCCAAGCGCGATGCCAACCCGGCACCCGTCAATGTCTACCGGGAACCGGACCTGATCGAGCGTACCGCCCGCGATTTCCTGACCGATGCCGTGGACAACATCGTCTGCGACGATCTCGAAACCACTGAAAACATGCGCGCCATCGCCGGCAAAATCTCCCGCCGTGCCAAGCGCCACATCCAGCACTTCCCCGTTCGCCTGCCGATCTTCGAAGAACTCGGCATCCAGAAACAGATCAATGAAGCCTTCCAGCGCCAGGTACTCCTGCCCTGCGGCGGCTATCTCGTCATCGACGAGACGGAAGCCCTCATTGCCATCGACGTCAACACCGGCCGCAACAAAGGTTCCAAGGACCTGGACAAGACCATTCTGGAAACCAACCTCGAAGCCGCCTCCGAAATCGCCCGCCAACTACGCCTGCGCAATATCGGCGGCCTCGTCGTCGTGGACTTCATCGACATGCGCCACCGCAAGGACCAGATGGCCGTTTACAAGATGATGAAGGACCGCATGAAGCGCGACAAAGCCAAAACCCAGGTTCTTCAAATGTCTCCCATCGGCCTGATGGAAATGACCCGCCAGCGCCTCAACGAAAGCCTCCGGGAATACGTCCACGATCCTTGTCCCTACTGCAACGGACGCGGCCGTATCAGATCCGTCATGACGATGAGCGTGGAAATCCAGCGACAAATCAATGCCGCTATCCAGAAATACCACGACACGGTCGGCGACATGGTTATCGTCGTCAATTCCGAAGTTCTCTCGCGCTTCAAGAACGAAGACTCGGAGCTCCTCATGGAGCTGGAGCGCAAGCACAGCGGACGCCTCATCTTCCGCAGCGATCCCACGCTTCACCGGGAGAAGTTTGCCATCTACGACGCCAGGTACGACAATAAAGCCCTCTACCAGGCGGGATAA
- a CDS encoding rod shape-determining protein: MPSFLQKLTNFFSYDIGIDLGTANTLVNVKDQGIVMREPSVVAVKGDRVLAVGDDAKRMLGRTPGSVTAIRPLKDGVIADFYITEEMLRYFIKKAATRHSFLRPRVLIAIPSGITEVERRAVIESALAAGARKVHLIEEPMAAAIGVGLPVQEAAGNMIVDIGGGTTEVALISLSGIVYSRSVRCAGDELDDAIISHMKRQYNLMIGERTAEDIKIRIGSAYPLAKELSMEVKGRDLVAGLPKTVVITSEEIREALADQLNTIVNAVRTTLERCPPELAADLVDRGIVLAGGGGLLRGLDELLHVQTGLPIHIAEDPLSAVAEGTGKALQELDFFTNVTETQ, translated from the coding sequence ATGCCTTCTTTTCTACAAAAGCTCACCAATTTCTTTTCCTATGACATAGGGATTGATTTGGGGACGGCCAATACCCTGGTCAATGTCAAGGACCAGGGCATCGTGATGAGGGAGCCTTCCGTCGTCGCCGTCAAGGGAGACAGGGTGCTTGCCGTCGGTGATGACGCCAAGCGCATGCTCGGCAGAACGCCCGGGTCCGTCACCGCCATCCGTCCCCTGAAGGACGGCGTCATTGCCGATTTCTACATCACGGAGGAAATGCTCCGTTATTTCATCAAAAAAGCGGCAACTCGCCACAGCTTCCTTCGTCCCCGCGTCCTCATCGCCATTCCATCCGGCATCACGGAGGTAGAACGCAGGGCCGTCATCGAATCCGCCCTGGCAGCCGGCGCCCGCAAGGTCCATCTCATTGAAGAGCCCATGGCAGCAGCCATCGGAGTTGGTCTTCCCGTTCAGGAAGCCGCCGGCAACATGATCGTCGACATCGGCGGAGGAACCACCGAAGTCGCGCTCATTTCCCTCTCCGGCATCGTTTACAGCCGTTCCGTCCGCTGTGCGGGCGACGAACTCGACGACGCCATTATTTCCCACATGAAACGGCAGTACAACCTCATGATCGGGGAACGTACCGCCGAAGACATCAAAATCCGCATCGGGTCTGCCTATCCCCTGGCCAAGGAATTGTCCATGGAAGTCAAAGGCCGCGACCTCGTAGCGGGACTTCCGAAGACCGTGGTCATCACATCCGAGGAAATACGCGAAGCACTCGCCGATCAATTGAATACGATTGTCAACGCCGTCCGTACGACACTGGAACGCTGCCCCCCCGAACTGGCAGCCGACCTGGTTGACAGAGGTATCGTACTGGCTGGCGGAGGAGGTTTGCTCCGCGGCCTGGATGAACTCTTGCACGTTCAGACAGGACTCCCCATCCACATCGCTGAAGATCCCCTCAGTGCCGTCGCCGAAGGTACCGGCAAGGCCCTGCAGGAACTGGACTTCTTCACCAATGTGACGGAAACCCAATAG